In Candidatus Baltobacteraceae bacterium, a single genomic region encodes these proteins:
- a CDS encoding ABC transporter permease, which produces MLNYIVRRTLQSIPLLILISLILYIILNNAPGGPLAPYLQNPHITPADIARLKHNLGLDKPIWYRYIVWLGHVVTGDFGYSTSNSEPVLQAILDRLPATLELMTTSFVISFVIGVGAGLFSAVRPYSAWDYFITTFAFFGQSMPVFWFALMMQLAFAVHGIPLGFGYAIQLPSAGISSMDQFNLADRASHLILPAIVLSLLFVALYSRFMRSSMLEVTKTDYMRTASAKGLDRRTVIFKHGLKNALIPLVTVTALSLPGLFGGAIVTETIFAWPGMGRLFYNGLGQSDIALLMGYLIFNAFLVVMFNLFADVAYAWLDPRVKYD; this is translated from the coding sequence TTGCTAAACTACATTGTCCGGCGGACGCTTCAGTCTATACCGCTGCTGATTCTGATCTCGCTGATCCTGTATATCATCTTGAACAACGCGCCGGGCGGTCCGCTCGCGCCGTACCTCCAGAACCCCCACATCACCCCGGCCGACATCGCGCGCCTCAAACATAACCTCGGGCTGGATAAACCGATCTGGTACCGCTATATCGTGTGGCTGGGGCACGTGGTCACGGGCGATTTCGGGTATTCGACCAGCAACTCCGAACCGGTGCTGCAGGCGATCCTCGATCGCTTGCCCGCGACGCTGGAACTGATGACCACCTCGTTTGTGATCTCGTTCGTCATCGGCGTCGGAGCCGGACTCTTTTCCGCCGTGCGTCCGTACTCGGCGTGGGACTACTTCATCACGACGTTCGCATTCTTCGGCCAGTCGATGCCGGTCTTCTGGTTCGCACTCATGATGCAGCTCGCGTTTGCGGTACACGGGATTCCACTCGGATTCGGCTATGCGATTCAATTGCCGTCTGCCGGTATCTCCAGTATGGATCAGTTCAATCTCGCCGATCGAGCCTCACATTTGATCTTGCCGGCGATCGTGCTCTCGCTCTTGTTCGTCGCGCTCTACAGCCGCTTCATGCGCTCGTCGATGCTCGAAGTAACGAAGACCGACTACATGCGCACGGCGTCGGCCAAAGGGCTCGACCGGCGCACGGTGATCTTCAAGCATGGATTGAAGAACGCGCTCATTCCGCTGGTCACCGTCACCGCGCTCTCGCTGCCGGGGCTGTTCGGCGGCGCGATCGTCACCGAGACGATCTTCGCGTGGCCGGGCATGGGGCGGCTTTTTTACAACGGCCTTGGACAGAGCGACATCGCGCTATTGATGGGGTATCTCATCTTTAACGCCTTCTTGGTCGTCATGTTCAATCTATTTGCCGACGTTGCGTACGCGTGGCTCGATCCGCGCGTCAAGTACGATTAG
- the opp4C gene encoding oligopeptide ABC transporter permease — translation MSTPINQPLVVEEEFELSKNTVWKRFRRHKLAMAGSVVLLIMILAAVFARQLSPFDPNFIDSAWQGTPLPPCFQDHAQCAHHALGTDEVGRDLLARLFYGARISLTVGVFAVIMEIVIGTLLGAVAGYYGGWIDYVVMRITDVFLSIPLLPLLLVLTAIVAASSSKASLGFGVIVIIIGALSWPGVARLVRASFLSLREREYTEAARAVGNGDMRIILRHLLPNAVAPIIVQATLDVANVIILESTLSYLGFGIQPPTASWGNMLANAQANLQTAWWAAVFPGICILVTVLAINYIGDGLRDALDPNMR, via the coding sequence TTGAGCACCCCGATCAACCAGCCTCTGGTCGTTGAAGAAGAGTTCGAACTTAGTAAAAACACCGTTTGGAAACGCTTCCGCCGGCACAAATTGGCGATGGCGGGTTCGGTCGTTTTGCTGATCATGATTTTGGCGGCCGTGTTCGCGCGGCAGCTTTCGCCGTTCGATCCGAACTTTATCGACAGCGCCTGGCAGGGCACGCCGTTGCCGCCTTGTTTCCAGGATCACGCGCAGTGCGCCCACCACGCGCTCGGCACCGACGAAGTCGGGCGCGACCTGCTCGCCCGCCTCTTTTACGGCGCGCGCATCTCCCTGACGGTCGGCGTTTTTGCGGTCATCATGGAGATCGTGATCGGCACCCTGCTCGGTGCGGTCGCGGGCTACTACGGCGGCTGGATCGACTACGTGGTCATGCGAATCACCGACGTCTTTCTCTCGATTCCGCTCCTGCCGCTGCTGTTGGTGCTCACGGCGATCGTCGCCGCGAGTTCGAGTAAGGCATCGCTCGGGTTCGGGGTGATCGTCATCATCATCGGCGCTCTCTCGTGGCCGGGCGTCGCCCGCCTCGTGCGCGCGTCGTTCCTCTCGCTTCGCGAACGCGAGTACACCGAAGCGGCTCGCGCGGTCGGCAACGGCGACATGCGCATCATTCTGCGCCACCTGCTGCCCAACGCGGTCGCGCCGATCATCGTGCAGGCCACGCTCGATGTGGCCAACGTTATCATCCTGGAGTCCACCCTGAGCTATCTGGGCTTCGGGATCCAGCCGCCGACCGCGTCGTGGGGCAATATGCTCGCCAACGCCCAGGCCAATCTCCAGACCGCCTGGTGGGCGGCGGTCTTTCCAGGCATCTGCATCCTCGTAACCGTGCTCGCCATCAATTATATTGGCGACGGTCTGCGAGATGCACTTGACCCCAACATGCGATAG
- a CDS encoding response regulator, producing MTQRTWRVLIADDDPAICTLIDTVLKRGPYEIVIRNDAESALVALGHEAPFDIIICDFMLPGISGIDLIERLRADDRTQNLPILMISGHTNYAMDGRAKSAGANMFLNKPFTISQLRAAVNGLLAAAMPAAQGKPLT from the coding sequence ATGACACAACGCACGTGGCGGGTACTGATTGCGGACGACGATCCTGCCATCTGCACGCTGATCGACACGGTACTGAAGAGGGGCCCTTACGAGATCGTGATCCGCAACGACGCCGAGAGTGCGCTCGTCGCGCTCGGTCACGAGGCTCCGTTCGACATCATCATTTGCGATTTCATGCTTCCGGGCATCTCCGGCATCGATTTGATCGAGCGGCTGCGCGCCGACGACCGTACGCAAAACCTCCCGATTCTCATGATCAGCGGGCATACGAATTACGCGATGGACGGGCGCGCCAAATCGGCGGGCGCGAACATGTTTCTCAATAAACCGTTTACCATCTCGCAATTGCGTGCCGCGGTGAACGGTTTGCTGGCGGCAGCGATGCCGGCCGCACAAGGGAAGCCTCTCACCTAG
- a CDS encoding manganese efflux pump translates to MPLLKILAVALSLALDVFAVSVGVGIRGVERNVKIRIGIAFACAEIAMNVIGAGLGAVAGRFLGDVAGYIGFAALIGLGAYMIYESTRNLEERTPLDLSRGWGLLVASLSISLDSLGIGFSILYIGVPVVLSLAIIGIVSVSATGLGLMLGRRLGKRAEEGAELWAGIVLALTGVAFIALRLAGHG, encoded by the coding sequence ATGCCCCTGCTCAAAATTCTGGCGGTCGCCCTATCGCTGGCTCTCGACGTGTTTGCCGTGAGCGTCGGCGTTGGTATTCGCGGGGTGGAGCGCAACGTCAAGATCCGCATCGGCATTGCGTTTGCGTGCGCCGAGATCGCGATGAACGTGATCGGCGCCGGACTCGGCGCGGTCGCGGGCAGATTTTTGGGCGACGTCGCGGGATATATCGGCTTCGCGGCCCTCATCGGCTTAGGTGCGTACATGATCTACGAGAGTACGCGCAACCTCGAGGAGCGCACGCCCCTGGACCTCTCGCGCGGCTGGGGATTGCTCGTCGCATCGCTCTCGATCAGTCTGGATTCGCTCGGTATCGGGTTTTCGATTCTGTACATCGGCGTTCCGGTCGTGCTCTCGCTCGCGATCATCGGCATCGTTTCGGTTAGCGCAACGGGGCTGGGGTTGATGCTGGGACGGCGATTGGGCAAACGCGCCGAAGAAGGCGCCGAACTCTGGGCCGGAATCGTCCTGGCTTTAACGGGCGTCGCTTTCATCGCATTGCGGCTCGCCGGGCACGGATGA
- a CDS encoding 3-keto-5-aminohexanoate cleavage protein, which yields MDPLIVTVAPVGAELTPEQTPHLAVTPSALGDVAGACRAAGASIVHVHCRTDDGANTHDVDRFKAAYEAIRASSDLIVQFSTGGAIGMTPLERASVLQLRPEMATLTCGTVNFGDEVFENSFPIMRGILAKMHEFGVKPELEIFDKGHLTNARRLEKEGLLEFPQHVDLVLGVPGGLDATVENLCDLVGYLPPGCSWSVAGIGRQQLPMAMVAIAMGGHVRVGLEDNIYYSKGRLATNDELVARVVRIAGELGRPVATPDQARDLLGLRRLAAA from the coding sequence ATGGATCCCCTGATCGTTACCGTGGCCCCCGTGGGCGCAGAACTCACGCCCGAGCAAACGCCGCACCTGGCGGTTACGCCGAGCGCGCTCGGCGACGTTGCCGGTGCCTGTCGCGCGGCCGGCGCGTCGATCGTGCACGTTCATTGCCGCACCGACGACGGCGCCAACACGCACGACGTGGACCGCTTCAAAGCGGCGTACGAAGCGATCCGGGCGAGCAGCGACCTCATCGTGCAGTTCTCGACCGGCGGTGCGATCGGCATGACGCCGCTCGAACGCGCGAGCGTTTTGCAGTTGCGTCCCGAGATGGCCACACTGACCTGCGGAACGGTCAACTTCGGGGACGAGGTGTTCGAGAACAGCTTTCCGATCATGCGCGGAATCCTGGCGAAGATGCACGAGTTCGGTGTGAAGCCCGAACTCGAGATTTTCGATAAAGGTCACCTTACCAACGCCCGCCGCTTGGAGAAGGAAGGGCTGCTCGAATTCCCCCAGCACGTCGATCTCGTACTCGGCGTGCCGGGCGGGCTGGACGCAACCGTTGAGAACCTCTGCGACTTGGTCGGTTATCTGCCGCCGGGATGCAGTTGGTCGGTCGCCGGGATCGGGCGCCAGCAATTGCCGATGGCGATGGTCGCGATCGCGATGGGCGGCCACGTGCGCGTCGGCCTTGAGGATAACATCTACTACTCGAAGGGTCGCCTTGCTACCAACGACGAGCTGGTCGCACGCGTCGTTCGAATCGCGGGCGAACTCGGCCGCCCGGTCGCCACGCCCGACCAAGCTCGCGACCTGCTGGGCCTGCGCCGTCTGGCCGCTGCATAG